A region of Lysobacter stagni DNA encodes the following proteins:
- the murU gene encoding N-acetylmuramate alpha-1-phosphate uridylyltransferase MurU, whose product MKALIFAAGLGERMRPLTNHTPKPLLPVGGKRLIEWHLEKLAEIGVREVVINTSWLAEQFPRTLGDGAQWGLSLAYSYEGTTPLETGGGMLHALPLLGDQPFLLVNGDIWTDYDFARLPREPDGLAHLVMVDRPPQATQGDFALDADGHVRSDGEQRLTYSGLGVYRPQLLDGWHEYTSDAGADETPPRFRLAPILRAHMALGRITGEHHRGRWTDVGTPERLATLDRELGG is encoded by the coding sequence ATGAAGGCCCTGATCTTCGCCGCCGGCCTGGGCGAGCGCATGCGCCCGCTGACCAACCACACACCCAAGCCGCTGCTGCCCGTGGGCGGCAAACGTCTGATCGAATGGCACCTGGAGAAACTGGCCGAGATCGGCGTGCGCGAGGTGGTGATCAACACCAGCTGGCTGGCGGAGCAGTTCCCGCGCACGCTGGGCGACGGTGCGCAGTGGGGGCTCTCGCTGGCGTATTCCTACGAAGGCACCACGCCGTTGGAAACCGGCGGCGGCATGCTGCACGCGTTGCCGTTGCTGGGTGACCAACCCTTCCTGCTGGTCAACGGCGACATCTGGACCGATTACGACTTCGCGCGTCTGCCGCGCGAACCCGACGGACTCGCGCACCTGGTGATGGTGGATCGCCCGCCGCAGGCGACGCAGGGCGACTTCGCGCTCGACGCCGATGGCCACGTGCGCAGCGACGGCGAGCAGCGCCTGACCTACTCCGGCCTTGGCGTCTATCGCCCGCAACTGCTCGACGGCTGGCACGAATACACGAGCGATGCCGGTGCGGATGAAACGCCGCCGCGCTTCCGCCTCGCGCCGATCCTGCGCGCGCACATGGCGCTGGGTCGCATCACGGGTGAACACCACCGTGGACGATGGACGGATGTGGGAACGCCGGAGCGGTTGGCGACGCTGGATCGGGAGCTGGGTGGCTGA
- a CDS encoding tautomerase family protein, whose protein sequence is MPLVTLTVRKPKAEHFKSAVLDAVHGALVASGVPETDRFQRVFELDAADFRFDPSYPDAASPRGDDFVLIEVLWSVGRSVKVKKKLLADLMERLATAGLDPEHVMVAFKETTWENWSFAGGRLIHT, encoded by the coding sequence ATGCCCCTGGTCACCCTGACCGTCCGCAAGCCCAAGGCCGAACACTTCAAGAGCGCCGTCCTGGACGCCGTGCACGGCGCGCTCGTCGCCTCCGGCGTGCCGGAGACCGACCGCTTCCAGCGCGTGTTCGAACTCGATGCCGCGGACTTCCGCTTCGATCCAAGTTATCCCGATGCGGCCTCGCCGCGCGGCGACGACTTCGTGCTGATCGAAGTGCTCTGGTCGGTGGGGCGCAGCGTCAAGGTGAAGAAGAAGCTGCTCGCCGACCTGATGGAGCGCCTGGCAACGGCCGGGCTCGATCCGGAGCACGTGATGGTGGCCTTCAAGGAAACCACCTGGGAAAACTGGTCGTTCGCCGGTGGGCGCCTGATCCATACCTGA
- a CDS encoding phosphoadenylyl-sulfate reductase: MSTPPDPITAAESPRALAELNQWLGERSAEERIAWALEHTAGEHALSSSFGAQAAVSLHLTTQKKPGIPVILVDTGYLFPETYRFVDQLTERLDLNLKVYRPKIGIAWMEARFGKLWEGGLDGIERYNRMRKVEPMQRALDELGVRTWIAGLRRSQARTRANIDFLQLRDGRWKLHPIADWSDRDVWQYLERHDLPYHPLWHQGYVSIGDVHTTRPLEAGMNEEDTRFFGLKRECGLHFDEPNAA, encoded by the coding sequence ATGAGCACGCCGCCCGATCCGATCACCGCCGCCGAATCCCCGCGCGCACTCGCCGAGCTGAACCAGTGGCTGGGCGAGCGCAGCGCGGAAGAACGCATCGCCTGGGCCCTGGAGCACACGGCCGGCGAGCACGCACTGTCGTCCAGCTTCGGCGCGCAGGCCGCGGTATCGCTGCATCTGACCACACAGAAGAAGCCCGGCATCCCGGTGATCCTGGTCGACACCGGCTACCTGTTCCCCGAAACGTATCGCTTCGTCGACCAACTGACCGAGCGGCTGGACCTGAACCTCAAGGTCTACCGGCCGAAAATCGGCATCGCGTGGATGGAAGCGCGCTTCGGCAAACTCTGGGAAGGCGGACTGGACGGCATCGAGCGCTACAACCGCATGCGCAAGGTCGAACCCATGCAGCGCGCACTCGACGAACTGGGCGTGCGCACGTGGATCGCCGGCCTGCGCCGCAGCCAGGCGCGCACGCGGGCGAACATCGATTTCCTGCAACTGCGCGACGGTCGCTGGAAACTGCATCCGATCGCCGACTGGAGCGACCGCGACGTCTGGCAGTACCTGGAGCGGCACGACCTGCCCTACCACCCGCTCTGGCACCAGGGCTACGTGTCCATCGGCGATGTGCACACCACGCGACCGCTGGAGGCCGGCATGAACGAGGAAGACACGCGTTTTTTCGGCCTGAAGCGTGAGTGCGGCCTGCATTTCGACGAGCCGAACGCGGCCTGA
- a CDS encoding aminoglycoside phosphotransferase family protein: MSVVPGSNQVSADPNAAEREAARLAWARGATGEPDLQLQRASVDAGFRSYWRALTADGSRIVMDSPPALEDVRPWLRMRALLASGGVRVPQVLVEDATAGFLLLEDLGGPTLAQTIDADSADAHFDAAIEQLLRLQAIQPPLGTGEFGEALLQRDAGLFEEWFLRRHLGLAPDCDDLDRLELVQRRLMDNALHQARVLTHRDFMPRNLMPVADGPAVLDFQDCVIGPVAYDPISLFKDAFLSWPLERVDEWLARYHERAVAARIPVPALHVFQRDADWLGVQRHLKILGIFSRLHYRDGKTKYLPDAPRFITYLDEVLPRYRELEPLREVLDARIRPAMERVVVPSP, translated from the coding sequence ATGTCCGTTGTTCCCGGTTCGAACCAGGTGTCCGCCGATCCCAACGCGGCCGAGCGCGAGGCCGCACGCCTGGCCTGGGCCCGCGGCGCGACTGGCGAGCCCGATCTGCAGCTTCAGCGCGCATCGGTCGACGCCGGGTTCCGCAGCTATTGGCGTGCACTGACCGCTGACGGCAGCCGCATCGTGATGGATTCTCCGCCGGCGCTGGAGGACGTGCGCCCGTGGTTGCGCATGCGCGCACTGCTCGCCAGCGGCGGCGTGCGCGTTCCGCAGGTGCTGGTGGAGGACGCCACCGCCGGCTTCCTGCTGCTCGAAGACCTGGGCGGCCCCACGCTGGCGCAGACCATCGACGCCGACAGCGCCGACGCGCATTTCGACGCCGCCATCGAACAACTGCTCCGCCTGCAGGCGATCCAGCCACCGCTGGGCACCGGCGAGTTCGGCGAAGCGCTGCTGCAGCGCGATGCGGGCCTGTTCGAGGAATGGTTCCTGCGTCGTCATCTGGGCCTTGCGCCGGACTGCGACGACCTGGACCGCCTGGAGCTGGTACAGCGCCGGCTGATGGACAACGCGCTGCATCAGGCGCGCGTGCTCACGCACCGCGACTTCATGCCGCGCAACCTGATGCCGGTGGCCGATGGACCGGCCGTCCTGGATTTCCAGGACTGCGTGATCGGCCCGGTCGCCTACGACCCGATCAGCCTGTTCAAGGACGCGTTCCTCAGCTGGCCGCTGGAACGCGTGGACGAATGGCTGGCGCGCTATCACGAGCGCGCGGTGGCCGCGCGCATCCCGGTGCCCGCATTGCACGTGTTCCAGCGCGATGCCGACTGGCTGGGCGTGCAGCGCCACCTGAAGATCCTGGGCATCTTCTCGCGCCTGCACTACCGCGACGGCAAGACGAAATACCTGCCCGACGCGCCGCGCTTCATCACCTATCTCGACGAAGTGCTACCGCGTTACCGCGAACTCGAACCGCTGCGCGAAGTGCTGGATGCGCGCATCCGTCCGGCGATGGAGCGCGTCGTGGTGCCGTCGCCATGA
- a CDS encoding LysR family transcriptional regulator, translating into MTLTQLRYLVAIADSGLNITLAAERVHATQPGLSKQLKQLEDELGFQLFTRKGRSLESIAPAGERVLMHARRILEEAGNIRAYAANERGQHSGQLVLATTHTQARFVLPGVIAAVKREFPQVSMHLQAVAGDEVLELLARGEADLAVISTAGSEPEGGVPVPLYRWRRVVLVPRTHPLASLQRAPTLAELAAHPLVSYESSTRAESSLRRTFLDAGLEPQLAMTARDADLIKTYVRAGLGVGVLAEMAVGSRDDDLKALLAPDALPECITWAVIPRARVLREYALALLHGVAPQLDRRDLRRVLEGNLEPRWPQVPTWRELSQPITT; encoded by the coding sequence ATGACCCTCACCCAGCTGCGTTACCTCGTCGCCATCGCCGATTCCGGCCTCAACATCACGTTGGCCGCCGAACGCGTGCACGCGACGCAACCGGGGTTGTCGAAACAGCTCAAGCAGTTGGAGGACGAACTGGGCTTCCAGCTGTTCACCCGCAAGGGGCGCAGCCTGGAATCGATCGCGCCGGCCGGCGAACGCGTGCTGATGCACGCGCGTCGCATCCTGGAGGAAGCCGGCAACATCCGCGCCTACGCCGCCAACGAACGCGGCCAGCACAGCGGTCAGCTGGTGCTGGCCACCACGCACACGCAGGCGCGCTTCGTGCTGCCGGGCGTGATCGCCGCGGTGAAGCGCGAGTTCCCGCAGGTCAGCATGCATCTGCAGGCAGTGGCCGGCGACGAAGTGCTGGAACTGCTGGCGCGCGGCGAAGCGGACCTGGCGGTGATCAGTACCGCCGGCAGCGAGCCCGAAGGTGGCGTGCCCGTGCCGTTGTACCGCTGGCGCCGCGTGGTGCTGGTGCCGCGCACGCACCCGCTGGCGTCGCTGCAGCGCGCACCGACGCTCGCCGAACTGGCCGCGCATCCGCTGGTGAGCTACGAATCGTCCACGCGCGCGGAATCGTCGCTGCGTCGCACCTTCCTCGATGCCGGCCTCGAACCGCAACTGGCGATGACCGCGCGCGACGCGGACCTCATCAAGACCTATGTGCGCGCCGGTCTCGGCGTGGGCGTGCTGGCGGAAATGGCCGTGGGTTCCCGCGACGACGACCTGAAGGCGCTGCTCGCACCGGATGCGCTGCCCGAATGCATCACCTGGGCAGTGATCCCCCGCGCGCGCGTGCTGCGCGAGTACGCACTGGCGCTGCTGCACGGCGTTGCGCCGCAGCTCGACCGACGCGACCTGCGCCGCGTACTGGAAGGCAACCTGGAGCCGCGTTGGCCGCAGGTGCCGACGTGGCGCGAGCTCAGCCAGCCGATCACCACCTGA
- the cysK gene encoding cysteine synthase A, translating to MALYDSILDTIGSTPIVKLHRIAPKHVTLYAKVEAFNPGGSVKDRLALAIVLDAERRGLLKPGQTIVEATSGNTGIALALVAAARGYPFVAVMTETFSVERRKLMRAYGAKVILTPAAERGSGMVRKAKELAEKHGWFLARQFENEANPAYHRNTTGPEILRDFAGKRLDYFVSGWGTGGTITGAGEVLKLARPDLKVIASEPAGAALLSGKEWQPHKIQGWTPDFLPDVLSRTIADEIHPIDDVLARDTSRRLAAEEGLFVGISAGATVAAALKVAEQAPEGSVLLAVLPDTGERYLSTFLFEGVAEGSDDEWLASLEREAVAA from the coding sequence ATGGCCCTGTACGACAGCATCCTCGACACCATCGGCAGCACGCCCATCGTCAAGCTGCACCGCATCGCGCCGAAACACGTGACGCTCTACGCGAAGGTGGAGGCGTTCAATCCCGGCGGCTCGGTGAAGGACCGCCTCGCGCTGGCCATCGTGCTCGATGCCGAGCGCCGCGGCCTGCTCAAGCCGGGCCAGACGATCGTGGAAGCCACCTCGGGCAACACCGGCATCGCGCTGGCGCTGGTCGCGGCGGCGCGCGGGTATCCGTTCGTGGCGGTGATGACCGAGACGTTCTCGGTCGAGCGCCGCAAGCTGATGCGCGCCTACGGCGCGAAGGTCATCCTCACGCCGGCCGCCGAGCGCGGCAGCGGCATGGTGCGCAAGGCGAAGGAACTGGCCGAGAAACACGGCTGGTTCCTCGCGCGCCAGTTCGAGAACGAAGCCAACCCCGCCTACCACCGCAACACGACGGGGCCGGAGATCCTGCGCGATTTCGCCGGCAAGCGGCTGGACTATTTCGTCAGCGGCTGGGGCACCGGCGGCACCATCACTGGCGCCGGCGAAGTGCTCAAGCTTGCACGACCGGACCTGAAGGTGATCGCCAGCGAACCGGCGGGCGCGGCGCTGTTGTCGGGCAAGGAATGGCAACCGCACAAGATCCAGGGCTGGACGCCGGACTTCCTGCCGGACGTGCTCAGCCGCACGATCGCCGACGAGATCCATCCGATCGACGATGTGCTCGCGCGCGACACCTCGCGTCGCCTGGCGGCGGAAGAAGGCCTTTTCGTCGGCATTTCGGCCGGCGCGACGGTCGCCGCCGCGCTGAAGGTGGCCGAACAGGCGCCGGAGGGCTCGGTGCTGCTGGCGGTGCTGCCCGATACCGGCGAGCGATATCTGTCCACGTTCCTGTTCGAGGGCGTGGCCGAGGGTTCCGACGACGAATGGCTGGCGTCGCTGGAACGCGAGGCGGTCGCGGCCTGA
- the cysG gene encoding siroheme synthase CysG: MSSPLFPVFADLRGRAVLVVGGGTVALRKVTALIDAGALVRVGAPTLNVELTALAAQGRIEHLNGTFAPRWLDGAWLAIAATDDDEVNRAVAQAGEAQRIWVNVVDDAQASSVQIPARVDRGPVQIAISSAGAAPMLARHLREQLETQLDESLGELASLLGRERHRIRARHPQLGERRRFFDRLLSGAVPRLLRQRQRLAAEREFSALLNAPAATARGSVALVGAGPGDPGLLTLRALRVLNEADVILHDRLVSDDVLQLVRRDAQRIEVGKQAGNHHATQDRIHELMLEHARAGKRVVRLKGGDPFVFGRGGEELEVLRAHGIDYEVVPGITAALACAAYAGVPLTHRDHAQSVRLVTAHARDSMDSIDWRALAQERQTLAVYMGVAGLDRLSERLIEHGRAASTPFALVENGSRASQRVITGTLADLAQRAQAHDVQSPALLIVGEVAALAGTLHWFGDAPLGAPATATVAEAA, from the coding sequence ATGAGCAGCCCGCTGTTTCCTGTTTTCGCCGATCTGCGCGGCCGCGCCGTGCTGGTCGTGGGCGGCGGCACGGTGGCACTGCGCAAGGTGACGGCGCTGATCGACGCCGGAGCCCTGGTTCGCGTGGGCGCGCCCACGCTGAATGTGGAACTGACCGCACTCGCAGCGCAGGGCCGCATCGAGCATCTGAACGGCACCTTCGCGCCGCGCTGGCTGGACGGCGCATGGCTGGCCATCGCCGCCACCGACGACGACGAAGTGAACCGCGCCGTCGCCCAGGCGGGCGAAGCGCAACGCATCTGGGTCAACGTGGTGGACGACGCGCAGGCGTCCAGCGTGCAGATACCGGCGCGCGTCGACCGCGGTCCGGTGCAGATCGCCATTTCCAGCGCCGGCGCCGCACCGATGCTGGCCCGCCATCTGCGCGAACAACTGGAAACGCAGCTGGACGAATCGCTGGGCGAACTGGCCAGCCTGCTGGGTCGCGAACGCCACCGCATCCGCGCACGCCATCCGCAACTGGGCGAGCGCCGCCGCTTCTTCGATCGTCTCTTGTCCGGCGCAGTGCCGCGCTTGCTGCGCCAGCGCCAGCGGCTTGCCGCCGAGCGCGAATTCAGCGCGCTGCTCAATGCACCGGCCGCGACGGCGCGTGGCTCGGTCGCGCTTGTCGGCGCCGGCCCGGGCGACCCAGGCCTGCTGACGCTGCGCGCGCTGCGCGTGCTCAACGAAGCCGACGTGATCCTGCACGACCGTCTGGTCAGCGATGACGTCCTGCAGCTGGTGCGCCGCGATGCGCAGCGCATCGAAGTGGGCAAGCAGGCGGGCAACCATCACGCCACGCAGGATCGTATCCACGAGCTGATGCTGGAGCACGCACGCGCCGGCAAGCGCGTGGTGCGGCTGAAGGGCGGTGATCCGTTCGTGTTCGGCCGCGGCGGCGAGGAACTGGAAGTGCTGCGCGCGCACGGCATCGACTACGAAGTCGTGCCCGGCATCACCGCGGCACTGGCGTGCGCGGCCTACGCGGGCGTGCCGCTCACGCACCGCGACCACGCGCAGTCGGTACGCCTGGTCACCGCGCACGCCAGGGACTCGATGGACAGCATCGACTGGCGCGCGCTCGCACAGGAACGGCAGACGCTCGCCGTGTACATGGGCGTGGCCGGGCTGGATCGCCTGAGCGAACGCCTGATCGAACACGGCCGCGCGGCGTCCACTCCGTTCGCGCTGGTCGAGAACGGTTCGCGCGCCAGCCAGCGCGTGATCACCGGCACCCTCGCCGATCTCGCGCAGCGCGCGCAGGCGCACGACGTGCAATCGCCGGCGTTGCTGATCGTCGGCGAAGTCGCCGCGCTGGCCGGCACGCTGCACTGGTTCGGCGACGCCCCACTGGGCGCACCGGCCACCGCCACCGTCGCCGAAGCGGCGTGA